The DNA window GACGCCGTGCTCGACCGCGAGGTCGCGGTGAAGGTAATCCGGACAGACGTGGTCACGTCCATACGAGATGCCAAGGAGCTCGCCGACCGTTTCCGGCGTGAGGCCCGTATCACCGCGCGCATTCGTCACCATGGCGTGCCCCAGGTCTACGACGCTGTTCTCGAAGAGCCCTATGAGCAGCTCTACCTGGTCATGGAGTACATCCACGGCACCAGCCTGCGCTCCTACGTCAGTCCGGGTGCTCTCCTGCCGATCCCCTGGGCGGCGGCGATGGCCGCACAGATCGCCACTGTCCTCTCCCACGCCCACGCCATTCCCGTCGTCCACCGTGACCTCAAGCCCGACAATGTGCTGGTCAGCGCGGACGGCACGGTCAAGGTGCTCGACTTCGGCATCGCCGCGATCCTCCGCCCTGATGTGCCGCAGCTGACCAGGCTCGGCATCCCGATGGGGACCTACCAGTACATGTCGCCCGAGCAGACCCGGGCCCGTCAGGTCACCCCACAGAGCGATCTCTACGCCCTTGGCTGTCTCCTCCACGAGCTGCTCACCGGCCAGCCAGTCTTCGACGGCCCCACCGAGGACGACTTCGTTGAGCAGCATCGCCATTCCCGACCGACGCTGGTTCGCGTGCTACGCCCCGAAGTGCCCGAGGACCTGGAGAAGCTTGTCCTCGAACTGCTGGCCAAGAAGCCCGAGCAGCGCCCATCGGATGCGTACGCGGCCTACGTCAGCCTTCTGCCGTTCTTACCTCCGCCGGGATCACCCGCGCCGCAGAGCGGCCCTCAGTTCGCCGGATGTCCGGATCCCACCCAGATGTATCGCCGCCCGAACGCCCCACGCCCGCCCGAGGCCGCCCCCAGCGTCCCCGAGCCAGCACCTGCTCCTTCTCCAGGTGGAGTGGTCGACACCAACTTCAAGGATGCCGTCGCCGCCGCCAACAGTAAGGTCACCGAGCTCCTTGACGACGAGCGCTACGTTCAGGCAGCAGACGCCCTCCAGGACGTGATCGACTCAGGTTCAGCCGCCCTTGGGGCCCGCCATCCACGAGTCCTCGCCCTGCGCAAGAAGAGGGCCGCGATTCTGTTCGTCGGCGGCGATTATCGCCGATCGCTACCGGAGTTCGACGACCTCAATCGGGCCTATGAGGCCACCGAAGGACCGACTGGCAACAACGTCATCGACTGCCGCCGCCACGCGGCAGACTGCCGCGCGGAACTCGGCCACGTCACTAGTGCGCTCCGGGAGTACCACGAAGTTCTGAGTTTGGTCCGCGCGAAGGAGAGCGACATCTCCCAAACCGCCATCGAGGTCCGGCGCAGCATCGGGACGCTCCTCGCCAGCGAGGGCGATGTCACGGCGGCACACGAGATACTAACCCCGCTGTTCGACGACCTCCGCATCCTCTACGGACCAGACCACGAAGAGACACGAGAAGTAGCAGAGATGCTTGGATATCTTGCGGACGGGTAACAACACGAACCTGCCTATGTATGATCTTCCGGGCCTGGCCAGCGGAGTCCACCAAGGGACATCAGCTGACATCGACGCCAGCCGATGCAGTACAGAACCTTCCGACTTCTCAGTGAGTCGTTCTCAGTAACCGAAGATCGCGTTGTGTGATGCCGAGATGGTCCAATCGTGCTCGTGGTGCAGTAGCACGAGTGCGGCTCGGACGATCTGCCCGATGCGCCAGGGGTCTCGGCCCATCGTGTCGATGGCATGCTTCTGAACTGCAGCTTTGCTGTCTTGCGCCACTGCTTCCATAGCTTTGAAGTTCGCTGCCCTGGCTGGGGCCGCCCAGTCTGTTTGGTGGGTGTAGAGGATGACGTGCTTGGGATCGCTCTTGGGGCCCATGATGCCGGTGATCTCGCACGTGATCCCCATCTCCTCTCTAGCCTTCCCGGATAGCGGCTGCTGGGATGGCTCGCCCAGCGCGTTGTCCCGTCCCGCTGGGGAGGACTTAGTTGCCGCTGCCGGTATGGCGGATCAGGAGGAGGGTCGCCGGCCTCATTGAGGGTCATGTTGTTGACAGAAGGCGCGAGGCTGTTCAGCTCGTGCGCGTCCGGGTCGTTGTTGGCGATCCGCCTGCTCACGTCATGCAGCCTGCTCGGGCTGGAGGTGTTCAGCTGTGTGCAGGTTCGGTGTCAGACGGTGGGCTGACGAAGCTGCCCATGTGCGGGATGGTGTAGAGGAGGCCCTCTTCGCGGAGGGCG is part of the Nonomuraea coxensis DSM 45129 genome and encodes:
- a CDS encoding serine/threonine-protein kinase; translated protein: MSIEPVAGRYELTEKISTGGMGTVWRGYDAVLDREVAVKVIRTDVVTSIRDAKELADRFRREARITARIRHHGVPQVYDAVLEEPYEQLYLVMEYIHGTSLRSYVSPGALLPIPWAAAMAAQIATVLSHAHAIPVVHRDLKPDNVLVSADGTVKVLDFGIAAILRPDVPQLTRLGIPMGTYQYMSPEQTRARQVTPQSDLYALGCLLHELLTGQPVFDGPTEDDFVEQHRHSRPTLVRVLRPEVPEDLEKLVLELLAKKPEQRPSDAYAAYVSLLPFLPPPGSPAPQSGPQFAGCPDPTQMYRRPNAPRPPEAAPSVPEPAPAPSPGGVVDTNFKDAVAAANSKVTELLDDERYVQAADALQDVIDSGSAALGARHPRVLALRKKRAAILFVGGDYRRSLPEFDDLNRAYEATEGPTGNNVIDCRRHAADCRAELGHVTSALREYHEVLSLVRAKESDISQTAIEVRRSIGTLLASEGDVTAAHEILTPLFDDLRILYGPDHEETREVAEMLGYLADG